In Sinobacterium caligoides, the sequence CCCCGACTATCAACACTCGAACCAGACCAAACAACCCCGACCAGACTAGCCAAAATAAAGACACCAAAGCCAATGCTATACCAAGCCTGGCCATCGAGATCATTCGCCACCGATGGCATCGCGATCGCCAACACCATCGTATCAAATGCATAAATAGCCTCTATTAAAATAAGGCCTATGAGTAATGGCTGTATTCGCTTCATCGTTTTTATACTTCCTATACAGATTTAAAGTAACAAAACAGCCTGTTTTAATTCTATTTCTTATAACAGTCAGCTCATATCTTTTCGACGACGAGGCAACTTCCATCAGAAAATTTAACACCACCAGGCTATTCGAAACGCAGCATACAAGTTAAAGTTAACTTTAAGTCAATAACTAATTAGGCTGCGAGTCGATCATCACCAGTGGGGAGAGAGAAACAATGGCCAAGAACGCGAAATTACTCACTGTCGGTGAGACTGCGGAACGCAGTGGTGTAGCGGCCTCTGCGCTGCGCTTTTACGAGAGTAAATCGCTGATAAAATCGCTGCGAACCACGGGTAACCAAAGACGCTATCACCCCGCCATGCTACGCCGCATCGCGCTCATTCAGGTCGCTCAGCTCGTCGGCTTTACTCTAGAGGAGATTGGCTATGAACTCGCTGAATTACCACTCGATCGTCCCCCCAGTCAGCAAGACTGGAACATCATCGCCCGAAAATGGGAACACGACCTTGAACAGCGCATGCTGTTAATAGAAAAGCTCAAAGACAACCTCAGCGGTTGTATTGGCTGCGGCTGTTTAAGCCTGAAGAAGTGTCAACTACTGAACCCAGAGGACACTGTCGGTCATCAAGGGCAAGGGCCTCGCCGTATTCTCAACACACATAAAGCTTAAACTGACAGCAAGCTTTTTGATGAGAGCCGTTAGCGCTAAGGCCGTTTATACCACTCGAATAAGCCCGTCTCATCATTACCCTGTTGAGTACCCAGAGCCTCTTGCTGTTGCTCGGCAATCGGCTGGTCAGAGGCGTCATCAACAGGCTGAGAATGTTCTACCTCTGCCACCTCCTCGTTCGATGCTTGTGCTGATTCATCGTTATTCGACTGATGTAACTGAGGCTCTGTACCCATCGCCTCCGGCACATGATCAAGCCCCGCATGCACCCCAAAGGGCAATACCACACTTAATAGGGTAATCAAGACCAGCGAATACATAACAAATCTCCTGTGAGTCGAACAATAGCCCAGTAATTTTAACTGATAGTCAATGTTCACGAGCGGCTTACATCAACTTTGATTAACTTTTGCCAACCTTCACTTACCAATACCCTCTGCAGCTGCGCTGTTATAGAATGAAGCAAAATAATCATAGGCGCGACAACGGCCTCAGTCAGCACCATCATGCGAAAAACCATGCTCAGCGTACAATTTATCGACTCGATGTCCGACATTAGCCGCCAGGACTGGAACGAGATTGCCGGCACCAACTTTCCATTCACTCGTCATGAGTTTCTGCAAGCCCTTGAAGACAGCGCCGC encodes:
- the soxR gene encoding redox-sensitive transcriptional activator SoxR yields the protein MAKNAKLLTVGETAERSGVAASALRFYESKSLIKSLRTTGNQRRYHPAMLRRIALIQVAQLVGFTLEEIGYELAELPLDRPPSQQDWNIIARKWEHDLEQRMLLIEKLKDNLSGCIGCGCLSLKKCQLLNPEDTVGHQGQGPRRILNTHKA